One Salvia splendens isolate huo1 chromosome 22, SspV2, whole genome shotgun sequence DNA segment encodes these proteins:
- the LOC121786248 gene encoding G-type lectin S-receptor-like serine/threonine-protein kinase At1g11330 isoform X1, producing the protein MGIRFGYFVLLLIFTCFFTFSSAIDIINANESLANSEALISNGNRFKLGFFSRSNSSRRYLGIMYNLPVMTVVWVANRNKPLNDSSGTFQISSDGNLVILDGRKEIVWSTNLSSSVANLSAVLLDTGNLVLQDNSNGAYVWESFRHASDSFLPTMRLFVDVNRNEKNVLTSWTSLDDPAPGRFAMKIMPDLAGTYILKDGNIPYWYSGPWNGQRFIRLPGMRALYNDGTTVGSDSPGTAYYMFNVPNSSVLQYYVLTSSGVVEEREWSYEKKAWDVTSTRNECDIYGKCGSFGSCDARESPICTCFRGFSPKAEDEWDAGNWTSGCTRETPLKCEHNTSLGKEDEFLKMAGVGLPDQYILFPVDKDCRGACLGDCSCIAYADVTGIGCMHWSHNLTDVVKFASGGEDLYVRLPYSQLHKKHDRRAIIATTVVMGSILIGLCTYFARKKLSNYRARKNKKGLIFSQRKESELEELPVVRFEMLSNATEKFDRTKMLGEGGFGPVYKGKLPNGQEIAVKRQARSSNQGAEEFMNEVVVISKLQHRNLVKLIGCCVEHDEKMLVYEYMPNGSLDAFLFGSHKREFHNWQTRKSIVEGICRGLLYLHRDSRLKIIHRDLKASNILLDEELNPKISDFGMARIFGGKADQANTTRVVGTYGYMSPEYAHRGMFSEKSDIYSFGVLLLEILSGKKNSSFCDEDQQFLTAYVSSSVHQQFRLLNFIFLLIIFYKYTQFSHFYSYPIQIYQQLIK; encoded by the exons ATGGGGATCAGATTTGGATATTTTGTACTTCTACTCATATTTACTTGTTTCTTTACATTCTCTTCAGCCATTGACATCATAAATGCTAATGAATCTCTTGCCAACTCTGAAGCTCTGATTTCCAATGGAAATAGATTCAAGTTAGGTTTTTTCAGCCGGTCAAATAGCAGCCGACGTTACCTCGGTATCATGTACAATCTCCCGGTGATGACTGTTGTATGGGTAGCTAACAGAAATAAGCCTCTCAATGATTCCTCTGGAACATTTCAGATATCATCAGATGGAAATCTAGTGATCTTGGATGGTCGGAAGGAGATTGTATGGTCGACTAATCTCTCATCTTCTGTAGCTAATTTGAGTGCTGTGCTCTTGGATACAGGGAATCTGGTTCTGCAAGATAACTCCAACGGTGCATATGTTTGGGAGAGCTTCCGACATGCTTCGGATTCTTTTCTACCAACTATGCGGCTTTTTGTAGATGTGAATAGGAACGAGAAGAATGTACTGACGTCGTGGACAAGCCTTGATGATCCGGCACCTGGAAGGTTCGCCATGAAAATTATGCCGGACCTTGCAGGGACGTATATTTTGAAGGATGGTAATATTCCGTACTGGTACAGTGGTCCGTGGAATGGTCAGAGATTCATTAGGCTGCCTGGAATGAGAGCTTTGTATAACGATGGAACTACTGTTGGCAGTGATTCTCCAGGAACTGCGTATTACATGTTTAACGTTCCAAATTCGTCTGTTTTGCAATATTATGTCTTGACATCTTCAGGGGTTGTAGAGGAGAGGGAGTGGTCTTATGAGAAGAAAGCCTGGGATGTAACATCAACGCGTAACGAATGTGACATTTATGGCAAGTGCGGATCTTTTGGAAGCTGTGATGCTCGGGAGAGTCCAATTTGTACCTGTTTCCGAGGCTTCTCGCCAAAAGCTGAAGATGAGTGGGATGCAGGAAACTGGACTAGTGGATGCACAAGAGAAACTCCCTTAAAATGTGAACACAACACTTCTTTGGGGAAAGAGGATGAGTTTCTGAAGATGGCGGGGGTAGGGTTGCCCGATCAGTATATATTGTTTCCCGTTGATAAAGACTGCAGAGGCGCGTGCTTGGGTGATTGTTCTTGTATAGCTTATGCCGATGTTACTGGAATTGGGTGTATGCACTGGTCTCATAACTTAACTGATGTTGTCAAGTTTGCTTCCGGTGGTGAAGACTTGTACGTTCGACTGCCCTATTCACAACTGC ATAAGAAACATGACAGAAGAGCGATTATCGCAACAACGGTGGTTATGGGGTCTATACTAATTGGTCTATGCACATACTTTGCGCGAAAAAAATTATCGAATTACAGAG CAAGGAAGAATAAGAAAGGATTGATATTCTCCCAAAGAAAGGAAAGTGAACTCGAGGAACTGCCTGTAGTTAGATTCGAGATGCTCTCAAATGCGACAGAAAAATTTGATCGAACCAAAATGCTTGGAGAGGGTGGCTTTGGTCCAGTCTACAAA GGGAAACTGCCAAATGGACAAGAAATTGCTGTAAAACGGCAAGCAAGATCCTCCAACCAAGGGGCGGAAGAGTTCATGAATGAGGTTGTGGTGATCTCAAAGCTTCAGCATCGCAATCTTGTCAAATTAATCGGTTGCTGTGTTGAGCATGACGAAAAGATGCTAGTTTACGAATATATGCCCAATGGAAGCTTGGATGCCTTTCTCTTTG GTTCACATAAACGAGAGTTTCACAACTGGCAAACGCGCAAATCAATTGTTGAGGGGATTTGTCGAGGCCTGCTTTACCTACATAGAGACTCGAGGCTAAAGATTATCCACAGAGATCTCAAGGCAAGCAACATCTTGTTGGATGAGGAGTTGAACCCTAAAATTTCCGACTTTGGTATGGCAAGAATATTTGGTGGCAAAGCTGATCAAGCCAATACAACAAGGGTTGTTGGGACATA TGGCTATATGTCCCCGGAATATGCACATCGTGGAATGTTCTCCGAGAAATCCGATATCTATAGCTTTGGCGTCCTATTACTGGAGATTCTGAGTGGAAAGAAGAATTCCAGTTTTTGTGATGAAGATCAACAATTCCTTACAGCTTATGTAAGTAGTAGTGTTCATCAGCAATTCCGGctgttaaattttatttttttgttaattattttctataaatacacccaaTTCTCTCATTTTTATTCTTATCCAATTCAAATATACCAGCAATTGAttaaataa
- the LOC121786248 gene encoding G-type lectin S-receptor-like serine/threonine-protein kinase At1g11330 isoform X2 — translation MGIRFGYFVLLLIFTCFFTFSSAIDIINANESLANSEALISNGNRFKLGFFSRSNSSRRYLGIMYNLPVMTVVWVANRNKPLNDSSGTFQISSDGNLVILDGRKEIVWSTNLSSSVANLSAVLLDTGNLVLQDNSNGAYVWESFRHASDSFLPTMRLFVDVNRNEKNVLTSWTSLDDPAPGRFAMKIMPDLAGTYILKDGNIPYWYSGPWNGQRFIRLPGMRALYNDGTTVGSDSPGTAYYMFNVPNSSVLQYYVLTSSGVVEEREWSYEKKAWDVTSTRNECDIYGKCGSFGSCDARESPICTCFRGFSPKAEDEWDAGNWTSGCTRETPLKCEHNTSLGKEDEFLKMAGVGLPDQYILFPVDKDCRGACLGDCSCIAYADVTGIGCMHWSHNLTDVVKFASGGEDLYVRLPYSQLHKKHDRRAIIATTVVMGSILIGLCTYFARKKLSNYRARKNKKGLIFSQRKESELEELPVVRFEMLSNATEKFDRTKMLGEGGFGPVYKGKLPNGQEIAVKRQARSSNQGAEEFMNEVVVISKLQHRNLVKLIGCCVEHDEKMLVYEYMPNGSLDAFLFGSHKREFHNWQTRKSIVEGICRGLLYLHRDSRLKIIHRDLKASNILLDEELNPKISDFGMARIFGGKADQANTTRVVGTYGYMSPEYAHRGMFSEKSDIYSFGVLLLEILSGKKNSSFCDEDQQFLTAYQLIK, via the exons ATGGGGATCAGATTTGGATATTTTGTACTTCTACTCATATTTACTTGTTTCTTTACATTCTCTTCAGCCATTGACATCATAAATGCTAATGAATCTCTTGCCAACTCTGAAGCTCTGATTTCCAATGGAAATAGATTCAAGTTAGGTTTTTTCAGCCGGTCAAATAGCAGCCGACGTTACCTCGGTATCATGTACAATCTCCCGGTGATGACTGTTGTATGGGTAGCTAACAGAAATAAGCCTCTCAATGATTCCTCTGGAACATTTCAGATATCATCAGATGGAAATCTAGTGATCTTGGATGGTCGGAAGGAGATTGTATGGTCGACTAATCTCTCATCTTCTGTAGCTAATTTGAGTGCTGTGCTCTTGGATACAGGGAATCTGGTTCTGCAAGATAACTCCAACGGTGCATATGTTTGGGAGAGCTTCCGACATGCTTCGGATTCTTTTCTACCAACTATGCGGCTTTTTGTAGATGTGAATAGGAACGAGAAGAATGTACTGACGTCGTGGACAAGCCTTGATGATCCGGCACCTGGAAGGTTCGCCATGAAAATTATGCCGGACCTTGCAGGGACGTATATTTTGAAGGATGGTAATATTCCGTACTGGTACAGTGGTCCGTGGAATGGTCAGAGATTCATTAGGCTGCCTGGAATGAGAGCTTTGTATAACGATGGAACTACTGTTGGCAGTGATTCTCCAGGAACTGCGTATTACATGTTTAACGTTCCAAATTCGTCTGTTTTGCAATATTATGTCTTGACATCTTCAGGGGTTGTAGAGGAGAGGGAGTGGTCTTATGAGAAGAAAGCCTGGGATGTAACATCAACGCGTAACGAATGTGACATTTATGGCAAGTGCGGATCTTTTGGAAGCTGTGATGCTCGGGAGAGTCCAATTTGTACCTGTTTCCGAGGCTTCTCGCCAAAAGCTGAAGATGAGTGGGATGCAGGAAACTGGACTAGTGGATGCACAAGAGAAACTCCCTTAAAATGTGAACACAACACTTCTTTGGGGAAAGAGGATGAGTTTCTGAAGATGGCGGGGGTAGGGTTGCCCGATCAGTATATATTGTTTCCCGTTGATAAAGACTGCAGAGGCGCGTGCTTGGGTGATTGTTCTTGTATAGCTTATGCCGATGTTACTGGAATTGGGTGTATGCACTGGTCTCATAACTTAACTGATGTTGTCAAGTTTGCTTCCGGTGGTGAAGACTTGTACGTTCGACTGCCCTATTCACAACTGC ATAAGAAACATGACAGAAGAGCGATTATCGCAACAACGGTGGTTATGGGGTCTATACTAATTGGTCTATGCACATACTTTGCGCGAAAAAAATTATCGAATTACAGAG CAAGGAAGAATAAGAAAGGATTGATATTCTCCCAAAGAAAGGAAAGTGAACTCGAGGAACTGCCTGTAGTTAGATTCGAGATGCTCTCAAATGCGACAGAAAAATTTGATCGAACCAAAATGCTTGGAGAGGGTGGCTTTGGTCCAGTCTACAAA GGGAAACTGCCAAATGGACAAGAAATTGCTGTAAAACGGCAAGCAAGATCCTCCAACCAAGGGGCGGAAGAGTTCATGAATGAGGTTGTGGTGATCTCAAAGCTTCAGCATCGCAATCTTGTCAAATTAATCGGTTGCTGTGTTGAGCATGACGAAAAGATGCTAGTTTACGAATATATGCCCAATGGAAGCTTGGATGCCTTTCTCTTTG GTTCACATAAACGAGAGTTTCACAACTGGCAAACGCGCAAATCAATTGTTGAGGGGATTTGTCGAGGCCTGCTTTACCTACATAGAGACTCGAGGCTAAAGATTATCCACAGAGATCTCAAGGCAAGCAACATCTTGTTGGATGAGGAGTTGAACCCTAAAATTTCCGACTTTGGTATGGCAAGAATATTTGGTGGCAAAGCTGATCAAGCCAATACAACAAGGGTTGTTGGGACATA TGGCTATATGTCCCCGGAATATGCACATCGTGGAATGTTCTCCGAGAAATCCGATATCTATAGCTTTGGCGTCCTATTACTGGAGATTCTGAGTGGAAAGAAGAATTCCAGTTTTTGTGATGAAGATCAACAATTCCTTACAGCTTAT CAATTGAttaaataa
- the LOC121786249 gene encoding uncharacterized protein LOC121786249, which translates to MNKVLKDSNSDIVLRRLRPLASSAALMNRRLSRRNKLLHSMRVKHGHSIPPILITGHQFTMISQHQTAAREYLQAYKLMPDDPLINLCGGTALINLSLGLRLQNKHQTFLQWLAFLYNNLRLCGDIIGTTNFIL; encoded by the exons ATGAATAAAGTTCTGAAAGATTCCAACTCCGACATAGTGCTTCGTCGACTTCGTCCTTTAGCTTCTTCTGCAGCTCT AATGAATCGACGACTATCAAGACGCAACAAACTCCTTCATTCAATGAGAGTGAAACACGGGCATTCTATACCGCCTATTCTTATTACCGGCCACCAGTTTACTATGATCAGTCAGCATCAAACTGCTGCTCGAGAATACTTGCAAGCCTATAAACTGATGCCTGACGATCCCTTGATCAACCTTTGTGGAG GAACCGCCTTGATAAATTTGTCCCTTGGCCTCCGACTTCAAAACAAGCACCAGACTTTCTTACAATGGCTCGCTTTCCTCTATAACAACTTGCGCCTTTGTGGAGACATAATTGGAACTACTAatttcattttgtaa